The Erinaceus europaeus chromosome 16, mEriEur2.1, whole genome shotgun sequence genome includes a window with the following:
- the LOC132533532 gene encoding uncharacterized protein LOC132533532 encodes MRHPAEDGLKNGLRGGRRTRFRVWLRDQCRSLCCCCCKAPRETQRSQSGYLEEVSSVHCDSLSEEEWPQGTESWEQLRSRRRLLSLDTSSEGSVDDQGEPPAQTAENVLPQGCVQLVVGSSPLYSDILLHEPPRDLCVLDTQPAGPWDGEEVPTAPCCQEAQEPVSSAGVEPSAALEPGPSARTARTPEAQLAEALLAQSQRFRAALPDPAVEKALRPSLTPQLALPSLRESCMAFLVYCLLMCPILFRYIALLLLN; translated from the exons ATGAGACACCCTGCTGAGGATGGCCTGAAGAATGGCCTCCGAGGAGGCAGAAGGACTCGGTTCAGAGTCTGGCTGAGGGATCAGTGTAGAAGcctctgctgttgctgctgcaagGCTCCTAGGGaaacacag AGATCTCAGTCCGGGTACTTGGAGGAGGTCTCCAGTGTGCACTGTGACTCCCTGTCTGAGGAAGAGTGGCCTCAGGGGACAGAATCCTGGGAGCAACTGAGATCCAGGAGGAGGCTGCTGTCCCTGGACACGTCCTCAGAAGGCTCCGTGGATGACCAGGGGGAACCTCCTGCCCAGACAGCAGAGAATGTCCTCCCCCAGGGCTGCGTGCAGTTGGTAGTGGGGAGCAGCCCTCTGTATAGTGACATCCTGCTCCATGAGCCCCCAAGGGACCTGTGTGTTCTGGACACACAGCCTGCAG GTCCCTGGGATGGTGAGGAGGTGCCAACAGCCCCCTGTTGCCAGGAGGCCCAAGAGCCAgtgtcctctgcaggtgtggagccctcAGCAGCACTGGAGCCAGGACCCTCAGCCCGGACAGCAAGGACCCCAGAGGCACAGCTAGCAGAGGCACTTCTTGCTCAGAGCCAGAGGTTCAGAGCTGCACTCCCAGATCCAGCTGTGGAGAAGGCCCTGCGCCCTTCTCTCACCCCTCAGCTGGCCCTCCCCTCCCTGAGGGAGTCCTGCATGGCTTTCTTGGTCTACTGCCTGTTGATGTGCCCTATACTCTTCAGATATATTGCTCTGCTTTTACTCAATTGA